DNA from Megalops cyprinoides isolate fMegCyp1 chromosome 14, fMegCyp1.pri, whole genome shotgun sequence:
ATGTCTCTGTGGTTGTATAAATGACCTGAAGGCCTGAATTTTTCCCATGTTCAAGACAGTTCTCAGGGAAGTTGCCTTGATTGTGTGCAAAAGCACTGCACACTCCGGTAAGCAGCAACTTCAGTTGAGCATCGCATGGGTTTATAAACTCTGCTAAGACATCTCTCTCCATGGAAGAAGGCTGGATAACAAATGTAAAGTCATACATTACTACCTTTAATATATTACCGAGTAACACATTTCTACTAATACATTACCAGTAACAAAGTGCCAAGTGATAAATTTCCCCCCCAATGATAAATAACCTAGTGATATCTCAGCTTGGAAGTAGTAGGTATTGTCTTGAATGTTAAGAGGTTTTCCCGGGGCACCCCAAccacattatacactgtgtttatgtataatAACGTGCCAGCACAGATCTGTGTTACCTTGCCAAAGTTATtaagcatgcattcaaataccATTATATATACCaccatttgttgtgtttttacctcaatgttttctttttcatttcaagcCTAAACTTGAGTATAAATTCAGTAATGACATGTTAGTGTTGTACTGACACTTGGCAGTGGTCCATTTTTGTAAAGGGGGTGTCATATTAAGCATTTCCTCAAGCACTGGAACATCTGTGAGACCCAGGATCAAATGAGGGGACCCATGGGTGGCAACTCCCATACCttggaaaaaaagtgtctgtttgGTTCTAAATTAGTGATGGGTTAGCGATGGGTTcctgtaaatatttctgttttgaatcATTTTCCAACCGTCACCAGACTCATAAAGAGAGCTGCATTCATACTTCTCAGTGGAGGAACCGTGGTACTGCATGTGTTGGGCACTTTTGGaaacatttggaaaacaaacagggaTCAATCAGGAACGTCTGACAGGAAACTTAAGAGCAAGTGCGGGTCCTCACTGCGTTGtgatgtgtttgaatgcatctggaaaaaaaaaccaggtGTTAACTTACTCACTACTGAATGAAGTCTCTCCATCCAGTTGGCTGAACAATGCAGGTGCTGCTTTGAGTCTTTGTGAATgcgagggggggtggggtgtagaATGGGGTGAATGAGTCCTCTTTTGTGTGACAGGGGGACCGGGGGCTGGAGGGACCAAGGGGACCCAGAGGACAGGCGGGAGTTGGAATCAAAGGAGAGAAGGTGGGCTGTAAATACATCAGCTAATCAATGCCATTCCCACAAACGCACCGCGTTTCCCAGACAAAGGAGTTAACGAAGTGCACAAAGAgcgttggggggtgggggggggagtgaacCCTGGATGTCCTTTTAGGCGGCAATTATATACGACCGGTTCCCTGGTGCACTGAGCTGAGGAATCCGCGCAGCCAGCTGGGGGGGCTTTGAAAGGTCTGCCTCCTGTGGGAAAGTTGGGGATGGAGGCAGGGTTCCATTCTGCCTCTACCTGCAGAGTATTCAGTAAACTACCTGCTCGGGTTGATGATGTCATGCGAGGGACAATGGGGGTCAGGTCTTCCCACCATCTTTATTTCAGAGCCAAGCCCATCTTGGTAATCCCCAATTTTACTCCTCCTTGTGAGGAATTGTAATTTGATAAGAGCCACCATTGCAATTTGTATTGACCATAAGGGGCCATCCTTGGCTGTATGTTAAGTTGGTTCTAGCTGAAATTATGATGTACTAATAGGTGTTCATTTAACTCTTTTCAAAGCAGTGCACCGGTGAAAGTAAAACCACACATTTATTCCGGTCAGttgaaaatgtgctttatgaGGTCTGATTCGTCAGGAAAACACATGTTCACAATGGGGTGGCTAGATAAGAGTAAGATGTTCATGTTCTAATACCACAGCCTATCCATCATGATCCAGGAAGCTAAAGGCATGTCTGGGTTTTAATGTAACACATGCCATCTCCCCCACTGAGAGATTCTTTTGTCTGCTGATGGAATGTATTTATAACCTATGCCACTTTAGACCGGATAAAAGGTTTTGATTGTGAAGTGGTGATAAGTCATGTAGCCTGTCCGCAGGCACCCCTGTGAGAGGTGTCAAAGGTTAACCCTGCGTATCCCAgcctctgtctgactctctttctctgtctgacCTCCAGGGGGAGTTTGGGCCCCCAGGGTTTCCAGGACCCACTGGCCTGCCAGGCGTGGGGATTCAGGGGGAGAAGGTAGGCCGAGACACCCCTCTTCTACCTTAGCACAGGCTGACCTGTAAGATTTCAGTGAGCGTCACGCACGAGATCGAGTCTCAGTGTGTAATTTGTGCAAACTGATCAAAAGGGTTTCAGTGTGTAATATGTAGACTGAACTAAAGGATTTCAGTGTGTAGTGCAAGCAAACTGGTTTGAAGTGTTTCAATGTGTAACATATACAGACTGGCATAAATGATCTCAGTGTGACACAAGCTGGTTTAAGGTGTTTCAGTGTGCCACATatacaaaatgatttaaatggtTTCTGTGTGCAGCATATGCAAACTGGTTTAAATATTCTCAGTGTGTAACATACAGACTGACCTGCGCTCAATGCGTATCATAGCGTTAACTGACCTGCAGAGTTTCAGTGTTGTGATTTTGATTTCTGCCATTCCAGGGTGTGGAGGGGCCTCGGGGCCCACCAGGAATCAGGGGGCCACCAGGAGAAGGTCTCCCAGGGCCCAAGGTTGGTCTCACGCAATCTGTGATCTCTCTGTGATCGTGGTCACTGTGatgagtgtctgtgctgtgaattCATAGCGTGAATGTGAATGTTATAGTCCTCTCTGCATCTTTGCTGTATGGCTTTGCTTACCGTCTCCTCTATAGGGCGATCAAGGTTTACCAGGAGAACTTGGAgctccaggagagagaggggtcgGTGAACCAGGACCAAAGGTGAATTAAGTTAGCTGAATCAGTTGATCATTGGAGTTCATCACGGCACCTGAACAATTAATTCACATAGAATAACAGActgatatatttcaatattacaACTGACAGTCAGCTGCAGTACTATATTAGTCCAGAGGGTAGAGCGAAAAAGCATTTTAAGAGTTGTGAATGTGCAACAAAGTCGGTTAATTAAGGACAATGGAAGTTGTTCACCCAACTAGATATGGTagaaacaaatagaaaattTCATAAAGTAAACTGATTTGTTTCCTATGTCCAGGGAGAGCCGGGGGCAGCTGGTTTGGCCGGCCTACCTGGTTTACCTGGAGAGGACGGCGCTCCAGGACAGAAGGTATTTTCAACTCTTTCTGGAAACATCTCAGTTCTGatgtaccacactgctgcttagTTTAGTACAGTTTCAGCAGCGGTACATAGAATTTGtagtgcagcagtgtagcaaaaCAGTAAGGAGCGTGGCCTGTTACTGCACCCTTGggcccacaattgcctcagtaaatatccagctgtaaaaacagaTAATATGTAAGAGCTGTAACCTTTGTGAGttactctgtataagagcatctgctaaatgacaataatgtaatgttatgtgttCACATTACCTCTTTAACTTGCTTACCTATTTTGTTACACACTGTGGGGTTAGGGgcgtgtgtgagtctgtgagtgtgtgtgtgtgtctgtgtgtgtatgtgtgtgtgtgtgtgtgtgtgtggctcatTGTATCCCATGCACCTCTGCAGGGTGAACCAGGTGCAGCAGGTCTGAGAGGATCAGAGGGCCCAGCCGGAGTTGGCACCCAGGGTGAGAAGGTAAGAGTGTGTCCCCCATCCTCTCTCACACCATCTCGGCTTCTTTGGTCTTCCAATGTGGGTGACTTGGATAACTCTCTTACAGGGCGATCAGGGCCAGAGGGGTATCCGCGGATTACCTGGGCCTCCTGGGATAGCTGGGCCCTCTGGCGCAAAGGTGAGAACTTCAGCTGTATTAATCATTACTAACTTCCCTAATTACATTAATAATCGAGCATTACAGGGCTTCATTGTACAGGACGGTCACTGCAACATGCAAAATTGCCACTGTGACTGCATTAAGCATTACTTCCTTATGTAGTAAGACTAGTTCTGAGTCGCTCTCTTAATTTACTGTTTATATTTAAACTGgctactttaaaaaatgaaaagagatcAAGTGCAATAAAGTACTTTCGGGATAGAACTATTGTTGCTAAAGGATGTCACCTTCTGTGATTTTAATCAAGCAGGAGACAGGCATATTGGTTTCACCTTTGCCAAAATACCTGCTATTCAACAAACTTAGACATCCACAGGTCATTCTAGTCTCACATGAACAGACATCTCTGTGTTTTCGTCAAATTTCATATCTGTCTGTGTCCTTCATGTTTTTATGGAACTTGATATTGTTGTCATGATATTTGCACTGTTGTTGTGCAAATCTCCTTTTAATATGTCAAAACAACTTAATTTaagtaaaattaatgaaaatactttttaaCTCTTGCCAAGATCGAAGGCTGAGCCTTAACAATGACTGAAATGGATTCGCATTTATCCATCAGgaacactgaacactgacaaAATTACAAACTTCAAAGTAACTGTTAAACATGGAGGATGACAGAACAATGGACAGAGTTGAGTCAGGAGTGTGAAAGCACATTCCCGCTTAATCACATCACAATGAAAGAGAAGCGGTGGATCCTGTAATCTAGGCTACCataattgtgatgtcatcacagtcccaactgaaaaaaaacagctcaatcTGTTAAGAACCTTGTGATAACTGTCATATGTGAATTGTATATATTCCACATCTGAGAGAACTCAGGCATCCTCTGTTTCTGGTAAAACAGTAATTTCATGTGAATAGTACAAGAGAGAGGATTGAATGCATTTAAGAGACATGTTGAGGCAGAAATCCTGActaattaaatataaacaccATTTTTATCCCTGCAGGATGAGAACACAATACATCTGTAGCTATCTCATCCCCTCCAGGGATAATCATGGTGTTagcatttttcttcattctgtAATTATGAGCCATATGTTTCTAATTTTTCAAGTTCAGCTTTATTGAAAAATGTCCTTGCACAAGAAGAGTTTTTCAAATAAgaaacagaactgtttgttaataataaaacattgctGACTtctaaaaaaaagcacacacacagacacacacacaaacattacaaacacagctgtttgcCATGGGCAAGAAGGACATCTGATCCCTTTCAGTCCTAAATGGGATATGCAAAGTGCCCTCTACTGCATAAATTCAACTGTCTTGAGTTTGGGATGGGGGGATTGAGCAAAGGGCTTCAGATACTGTTTGACTGGAGAAGGAGCTAATCAGTATTTCAGACAGTCTGGCCAGGAAGAGAGCCAGTTAGTGTCCCAGCTACAGTttgaccagagagagagggccaatCAGTAATTCAGACAGATTCTGACCAGGTCGAGAGCCAATCAGTGTCTCTGACCATCTGATGAAGCTAATTTGAAGGGTGCCTCACTGGATGAGAGTACATTATCAAGCATGTTCATACATACTCATTAGAACATCATTCAGACACATTGGAGATGATGAAATTCAACCATGTGGAACCAATGCcaatatttctgtgattttgGGTAACAGCTGGCCCACTTCACTTTTGCTCTGTGCCCTCAAGATAATTCTGGGCTAAGTGCCATGAAGGTTGAGGATGCAAAGAATGCTACTCTCTGTGGTTCATAGCAGGTTTGAAAGAgcctgattgggaatttagccaggacaacAGGGAACCTCCTCCTCTTTGCATTAAATGCTGAAGAAGAATAAGATCTGATTATTAATAAGCAGATCCGTTCTCCACAGATTTGTGCTGACAGCGATAAAAAAGAGATGACTGACAGCCATGAGTGAGCAGGCCTTCAAGAGAGAAATTTTGAGTCAGTCATGTGGAAAGTGACACTTACTTCTCTTAAGTACAGGGCAAatcatcatgtttttgtttggttaattGTAATTGAATAGATGAGTTTAGACAGATGTTGGTTTTCCTCACTGTACAGTAGGTCAGAATCCACACTTGTATGTTGTCTGAAGGTGATGACCAACATCTTCAGATcccatttttacctttttccaGCTGTACTGGACTTGCCCAGTGCTGTAATCTGCTTGTGTTCTACGTGCAAAGCACAGTCTTCTAGTTCCAAGGCTGGTAATTCTGTGGTCAGTAGTTTAGTCCTTGTGTGACTGACCCTTGTGAGAACTCCCTTCAGCAccagctgtgatttttttcacgAAGTAGAATTAGTTGTTTGATCGCAAGTGGGTGACTTCATTTTGATAGCATTTCTTTTTGGCATGTTGGAGTTTAGCCACTTTAGCTCAAAGTTTTTTGATTCTGGCTCTGGCTCTCTCATGTGAGACTAAACAGAAGTAAATGGCACCAAATGTTGCCTTTATGGCATATACTTGGTTTTGATATTCTAGAACATTTAATAAGGCCTCTGTGCTGATTTGTTACTAgaacacacatttcatatataCTCATGGTCTCGATTCTGTGAAAGCGTGGATTACGTTTAATTGTATGCTAAGGTTCATTCCGCATCCGGTGTGGCTGTTGCAGCAAACCTTGCATCGTTTCCTTAACTTCCTAGTGAGCCTGCCAGAATCACTATCTAATATAATTGCTATTATTGTGATAATTACTATTCTTTGGCAGCATGCAAATGTTAGGCACTAgatacatgcaaataaaatgcgTTCAAAGCATAAATGTGCCACAGTGGTAGGGACCAGGGCTAGTTcctgaaaagttgctggtttgatttcttGCTCAGGTGCATGCTGTTGCCCAATCACAGGTGCTTAAACCACATCGCCTCAGTAagcattcagctgtgtaaatgtagagaatgaataaaactgtaaccaatgttaGCTGCTTTGGCTAAGAATGTCTGGTAAGCAACTAAGGGTCCAGTGTACTTCAGAGAATAAGAACAAatcaagaaatgaaaaacaatgtattGTTATATTCATCAATTATATTAGTTATTAATTATATTGTTAATTATTAGGTATACATGTTTTGTGCATCTCTACAGCATTCCTTACAGACTATAAGAGGAGCCCAGCTCTCCTTGCATTCAAGAGGTcagctgccccctggtggcagggatgtgtctgtgcaggcagCCAAAATGCATGGGCATGCACACACCTTAATGCACTGTGCTCTTTCAGGGGGAACCCGGAACACCAGGCCGACTCGGTCTTCCTGGCCTGCCGGGTCGTGCCATTGCGGGACCAAAGGTAATACCCCCACTTCAGTGAGACTGCCCATTGCCTATAGTCATATCCTGCTCAGGTAAAGAGGTGTGGTCATTTATTACCCTCATTGTCTGTCTCCAGGGTGATCTTGGCCCAGCGGGTCCACCGGGGCCTATAGGAGAGACAGGGTATGGGCTACCTGGTCCAAAGGTAAGGGTCAccgaaataacacaaaacatatGAACTGCCAGGAACAGTGGGCCACCAGCCTGCAGCACCTGTCAGTCCTAACCTAGTGGTTTTTCCTCAGGGTGATCGTGGAGGCCCAGGCCCACCTGGCCAGTCAGGGCCTAAAGGTGACGGCTTCCCAGGGCCAGTTGTAAGTAAACCTCTTCTGTTCAGTGCTTCCCCATACTTACCTTACTGGAGTGTCAAAGCTATGTCTCTTCCAAAGAGGAGCTCATGTATGATCCCTAGATCTCTGGTGCTGACACGCCTCTTCTATCTCCGAGACTGAACACACTCTCGTCCTTGTTTTTCCCAGGGTCCTCCAGGACTCCCAGGCCTTCCTGGAGAACAGGGTCCAGAGGGAGTGGGCATCCCAGGACCAAAAGTATGCAGATAAAACCCCGGCATAAAACTGTGACCAGCGTTTGATCCAGATGTTCTCTATTCCCAACTTTCTTCATGAGATTTCATGCTTTAATCTTTTCCAAGACAGCAGTGGTGTTTAGTCACTTTGTTGCTCTATTTATGATGCTCTAGTTTCACGCGCACATGTCACATCTAAGCAGTAATGGCAGGCAACCGCTATACATCTGTTACACAACGGCTTTTGTGTAATCACAGAACAATGTTTATTAATGATAGACCGTTTTTGGTTTAgtctttttcatctttctctgtgtgcatgtatttaattATTCTCCTTTCTGTGCTTATAGTTGACGTATTTGTGGGTgttgctgatgtgtgtgtgtgtttgttgcagGGGGACGTCGGCTTCAGGGGTCTGCCAGGTTTGCCTGGCCCGCCAGGGGAAGGCCTTCAAGGACCACCGGTAAGCAAACAGGCTCAGTAATCAGGTAGTTCGCCATTCTCTCGGCATTCATTAGCCCTGAGTTATTTGACGAGCACAGAGCCGTTCCATCCTGCGCTCAGGCCTGGGAAATTGCATAGCTGTGAAAGCCACTGTCTTGCTATGATTAAAACCACAGGGGTGCTTGTACTTACAGCTCCAGTAATGAACAGCTCTTCCATTCTAACAGAGTATTTATCATCGCTTCCTTTCAAGTGTCACAGACAAGAATCTTTTACACTGATGTGGCTATATGAGCTGTCAGACATGTGTGTTTTACTGAGAAAAGCCATTCAACATTTTAGGACCTACAGCCTACTGAGGTATCCCAGGGTGCTTTTTATGTATAACACGGGCAAAGAGGGGCAGGCCAGTTAGAGGGAGATATTTATAGCTGAATATGTCACAGGCTGAATGGGCTGTTAATGTACAGCAGGCACAGGGAGTGAGAACTCAGCCAGCGCTGAGAATGGAGGAACGAAAAGTAATCCATCCAAATTCCATCCAAAGGGGCGGCCTGTCCTCTCCTAATTAACTCCGCTGTCCTCTTGTGTCAGGGAGCAATAGGACGACCAGGACCACCCGGACCGGTGGGGCCACCAGGGGAAGGCCTTCAGGGTCCCAAGGTAGACCAATCAGTCACGGCCTCATCGTCATCTCATGGTCCTCATTGATGGGGCTTCTACTGCTCAAATACATACTTGTTGGATCATAAacaacctgtgtgtgtgtgtgtgtgtgtgtgtgtgtctctgtgttgtgtgttttgccTTTGGAACAATGTAGGGCGAGCAAGGATCCCAGGGTGTGACAGGGCCCAGGGGACCATCAGGGGAAGGTCTGCCAGGACCTAAGGTGAGAGGggtgtcctgtctgtgtgcaccaGATCCCAGCTGAAAAAGGCCTCTGATTTTGATAGTGAGAGGGTGTTGCCCTCAGCTCTAACAGCAAGCCTTACCTCCTTCTGCTACAGGGTGACCGGGGCTTGCAGGGCGAGCGGGGATTGAAGGGACTGAAGGGTGAATCTGGAGACCCAGGAGTTCCCGGCCAATCGGTGAGCCTCTTCTTGCTCTCATCGCCATATGGCAGAGACCCAGATCATGAGCAATGATGTGGGCTGTTTCATTTTAGTACTTGGAAGGAGATGGAATATACAAGACAGTGAATCTgtcctccaaaaaaaaatgtgtcctccatcctgaaatgcatttatttgtaattttgtaattttgttgttgATATGCCAGTCACCtttgaaagtaaatgaaaataatctttTGATGTCATTTCAGGGAAGGCCAGGAGTCAAAGGTGAAGCAGGTCTCACGGTACGTCTCCAGCCACTAAATGATGTCTTACCAATAATTTCAATATCTTTCAAATACTCTGTTCAACTAAGTGTTGATACTATAATTACTTTCAGAGAGAAGACATCATTAAGTTGATAAAGGAAATTTGCGGTAagatatttttgacattttcagtgatTATTAGATACAGAAATAATGACCAACCTACAGATATTTcaatgcatgtaaataaaacattgcttttGTCTTGTTCTCAGGGTGTGGTATCAAATGCAAAGAGAGGCCCATGGAGCTGGTGTTCGTCATCGACAGCTCGGAGAGTGTGGGGCCCGAAAACTTCGAAATCATCAAGGACTTTGTGACGGCGCTGGTGGACCGGGTGACGGTGGGCAGGAACGCCACCCGGATCGGGCTGGTGCTCTACAGCCTGGACGTCCACATGGAGTTCAACCTGGCCCGCTACGTGACCAAGCAGGACGTGAAGCAGGCCATCAGGAAGATGCCCTACATGGGCGAGGGCACCTACACGGGCACGGCCATCCGCAAGGCCACGCAGGAGGCGTTCTACAGCGCCCGCGTTGGTGTGAGGAAGGTGGCCATCGTCATCACCGACGGGCAGACCGACAAGCGCGAGCCCGTCAAGCTGGACATCGCCGTGCGGGAGGCCCACGCCGCCAACATCGAAATGTACGCCCTGGGGATCGTCAACACCTCCGACCCCACACAGGCCGAGTTCCTGCGGGAGCTCAACCTGATCGCCTCCGACCCCGACAGCGAGCACATGTACCTCATCGATGACTTCAACACCCTGCCAGGTGACGCTCGTGACATGTCAAAGTTACAGGCTTTGACCAGCCACCATATATAAAATCTAAACCCTGTGAGAAAGATTATTTTGATAAAGGAACACTCCATGTTTTTCCCATGAGTGGTACTGGCTGTGATTCTTCCCTAGTAGATGGCCTTTCCCTGGGaagcttacataggttacatttttcatatgtgtAGCTAAGCTTCAATGTTTGCTGAAGCAGTTCGGGTTAAGCTACTTGCTCATTGGTGCAAAAACAGAATCTTACCCTCTgattcaaacccacagcctTTTGATTAGAAATGTCATTCCCCTACCAATGCTCATCCACAACTAGAGATGATCAATAGTCTGAATTTTTCCTTGTCTCAGCACTGGAGTCTAAACTTGTCAGCCAGTTCTGTGAGGATGAGAACGGAGCCCTGATCTACAACCGCATCACAAATGGCTATGGCAACAATGGCTATGGCAACAACGGCTACGGCAACAATGGCTTTGGGAATGTCAGATACGGGACGACCTACAATGAGGGGGCTTTGGATGACAGACGTTTCAACACCCACAGTCAGAGTCATGGCAGGGGAGACAGCCTGCCACTCCCTGTCAGACCTGACCCTATCCTGGTATCTCCACACAGCACTCACTCAACcaggacatacagtaccagtcaaaagttcagacacacctgattaacagaatgggaaacatgcatacAAAGATAATTGTGATctgaatgcttgaaatttgtttcttaggtaaatgaagttgatgcctgtgtatgaatttctttccaaaaaaaaaaaaaaaaaaaatatatatatatatatatatatacatatatattggctattttgaagaatctaaatataacacagttttgatttgtttataacactttttggtcactttGTGTTATTACATAGTTTAAggtctttactattattctaaaaataGAGGAAactagtaaaaataaagaaggaaga
Protein-coding regions in this window:
- the col28a2a gene encoding collagen, type XXVIII, alpha 2a, with amino-acid sequence MTPTLTWLLLLSGLQGLWAQDYFEERTVGRKNKNKQLTTNIIQKHDGQAILDEDCGLELAFLVDSSESAKDNHEQEKRFTMDVVDRLPSIRLKTGRRLSWKVALLQYSSHVVVEQTFKQWRGMDNFKARVAPMAYIGHGTYTTYAITNLTRIYLEESGPAGIKMAILLTDGVSHPRNPDIFSATADAKNQGVRFFTVGITPTANEPTNVAQLRLLASSPASRYVHNLQDTNIVEKVIKEIGEVADEGCPLAQRCACEKGERGPSGPAGKKGRPGEDGAPGAKGQKGESGLSGLPGREGAEGKPGYKGEKGERGECGTPGIKGDRGPEGPVGTRGTRGLQGLPGPQGDTGPEGPPGKKGERGPSGPPGIQGETGIGLPGPKGDVGFQGRPGPPGPPGIGEPGQPGPQGPQGVQGEKGPQGEGFPGPKGDRGLEGPRGPRGQAGVGIKGEKGEFGPPGFPGPTGLPGVGIQGEKGVEGPRGPPGIRGPPGEGLPGPKGDQGLPGELGAPGERGVGEPGPKGEPGAAGLAGLPGLPGEDGAPGQKGEPGAAGLRGSEGPAGVGTQGEKGDQGQRGIRGLPGPPGIAGPSGAKGEPGTPGRLGLPGLPGRAIAGPKGDLGPAGPPGPIGETGYGLPGPKGDRGGPGPPGQSGPKGDGFPGPVGPPGLPGLPGEQGPEGVGIPGPKGDVGFRGLPGLPGPPGEGLQGPPGAIGRPGPPGPVGPPGEGLQGPKGEQGSQGVTGPRGPSGEGLPGPKGDRGLQGERGLKGLKGESGDPGVPGQSGRPGVKGEAGLTREDIIKLIKEICGCGIKCKERPMELVFVIDSSESVGPENFEIIKDFVTALVDRVTVGRNATRIGLVLYSLDVHMEFNLARYVTKQDVKQAIRKMPYMGEGTYTGTAIRKATQEAFYSARVGVRKVAIVITDGQTDKREPVKLDIAVREAHAANIEMYALGIVNTSDPTQAEFLRELNLIASDPDSEHMYLIDDFNTLPALESKLVSQFCEDENGALIYNRITNGYGNNGYGNNGYGNNGFGNVRYGTTYNEGALDDRRFNTHSQSHGRGDSLPLPVRPDPILVEEVEEDYDEGEDLIIKTPVRGSSHVVVVSKPVTPSPPVISVREPSSNASKSSSSSSSSTSSSNASSTVRVQPAPRPSLPQELAPLDPRCSLTLDQGPCREYDIRWYYDKLANSCAQFWYGGCDGNKNRFETEEECKKTCVLSRAAS